Below is a window of Natrialbaceae archaeon AArc-T1-2 DNA.
TACTACCTCACACCCGAACGCGTCGTCTCGGCGACGGTCGGGGAACGAGTGTACGCCGCTGCGGGTGCCAACGGCGATGCACTCGTCGACGAACTCGGACTTCGTGACGACCGGATCTACCTCCCGCCGGGTGATACGGACGCCGTCCGGCTGTACGTTCCTCGCTACGCCGACCCCGAACTTCCGGTCGATAGAACCGGGCCGATCGTTACCGACGAGTCGGGGCGTGGGCTGCTGTTCGAGCCCACCGGCAGACCGCTCTTTACGGAGTTCGAACGGACGACCGACCCTGCGGAGACACCTGTTGGCATCGCCACCCAGCTCGCCGACGCCCTCGTGGAAGCGTTCGAACTCGCCGACAGCGTCGATCCGGACGTCGACCGGGAACACGAGCGGATCACCTTCGCGGTATCCGGTAGCGCCTTCGGCGATCTCGATCGGTTCGATCATCCGATCCCCTCGTTCGTCGCGGTCGGTCTCGTGACCGTGCTCGAACGACCCGTTTCACTCTCGGTGACCGCGGGAGGCGAACGGGCCGATTGGCTCGTCACGTGCCAGCTCGAGGGCTGACATCCCCTCCCCTCCTCCTGGGCCGTGGTATTGCGCCTGCTCAGCCTATCAGTTGCTGTTCGACATCGGTCGCCGCTTCAACGAGTATCCGGCTACGGATCCGCGTCGTTCACTGCTTCCGGTCTGACGACTTCGGCACTCGGCGGCTCGGCCGCCTCGAGTATCGAGGAGACGACGTCGGTCGGGCTGACGTCGCCGAGTTCGGCTTCGGTGTTCAACACGAGCCGATGGGTCAACACCGGCTCGGCCAGCCCCTTCACGTCGTCCGGGATCACATACTCACGACCGCGGATCGCTGCACGTGCCTTCGCCGCATGGAGGAACGTCAGACTCGCGCGTGGGGACGCTCCCTGAGCGACGTCGGGATGAGAACGCGTTTCCGCGACGAGATTGAGAATATATGACTTGACTGGCGACGAGACGTGCACATCAGTAACAAGATCTCGAGCCGAGCGGATATCATCGGTGTTGACGACCTGTTCGGTGTCGTCCGGACCGAGGTCTGGATCGTCGTCGAATCGCTCGAGGAGTTCCCGTTCCGTCGATCTGTCGGGTAACTCGATCGTGAGTTTGAATTGGAAGCGGTCGCGCTGTGCTTCCGGCAGTTCGAACACCCCTTCCATCTCGATCGGGTTCTGCGTCGCGACGACCATGAACGGATCCGGAAGCTCGAGCGTCTCGGTCTCGATCGTGACGTGTCCTTCCTCCATCGCCTCGAGCAGTGCCGACTGCGTTTTCGGCGTTGCACGGTTGATCTCGTCGACGAGCACGAGGTTTGCAAAGATCGGACCGCGCTGGAGTTCGAACTCGCCGAGGTTTTCCCGGTAGATGGAGGTTCCAGTGACGTCTGCCGGAAGGGTGTCCGGTGTCATCTGGGTCCGGCTGTACTCGAGCCCTGTCGCGCGCGAGAAAAGTTTGACGAGCGTCGTCTTCGCGACACCCGGCACACCCTCGAGCAGAACGTGCCCACCGATCAGGAGTCCGATCGAGAGGTGCTCGATCGCCACCTCGTTTCCAACCAGTACGTTGCCGACCTCGTTTCGTACCCGTTCATGGACTGTCTCTGGGTCGACGGTTTGTCCGTCTGAGCCGACGGTTGATCCGCCACTCCTCTCGCTCATTCGTCATCCCGTTTCGACCCGTTCCGGTTAAGCGCTGCTATCACACGCTGGACACGTTCGTCGTCCCAGTCCGGGTGCCGACGTCGGATGTACGCCGCTCGCTCCGCGTCCGAAAGCGTCGCCGTCGGTTCGTCCTGGCTCCGGCCACGGTCCATGGGCGGTCCGAAGGCTCGAACGCGTGCGAGTCCGGCACGTAGCCACCGTGGGCGACTTGCCGTTGCGACCGCTGCGACGCCAAGGAGTCCGAGCAGCACCTGACCGACCGCCGAGCCACGAACGACCAGCAGTGCTCCAGTAAGCGGCGGAACGTCATCAGCGTGTGAGAGGTCGAATACGACACGCTCCTCGTCCTGATAGAGCCCCTCGAGCAGTGCTTGATTGTTGGGTTCGTCCAGCATAATATTGATCGCGATGCTTGGGTCGCCGACGGTTACCACCCGTCCGTCACCGACATCTTCGATCGTCGCGACGGGATACGAGTCGAGTTCCGCGTCGGATTCTTCGAGATCGGAGTCCGGATCGTCGACGAGATACGCGAACTCACTCGTCGAGACCAGCACTGTCGCCCCGTCAGGGTGTACTACCGTCCCGTGGTTGAGCGTGAGCTGGTCGACGTCTTCGGTGATCGAGTGGTTCGCGACGTCGGTAGCAATCGGCATCGCCGGTCCGCGATCGTTATACTGTTCGTCCCGGATGAGTCGCCCATCCGTTCGGGCGTCCGCGCCGACGTCCGCGAGCAGGGCGTTTCCGCTCTGGCCGACATTCTCGAGGACGACGAGGGTCCCACCGTCGTCGACGAACCCCCGAACGTGCTCGGCGTCGTCGCCGTATTGTTCCTCCGGTGCAACGACGAACGCGACCGTGCCGTTTCGCTCGAGGTCGTCGTACCGCGTTGCGTCGCGGACGATCTCGTGTTCGGCGTTGGGATCCGTCGCGACCGAATCCCGGAACTCGCTCGTCCCATCCCACGCCGGGTTGTACGCGCCAAACGCCGCCGTCGACGTGGCACCGGCGACGGCGATTGCAACGATGAGGGCAATCGCGAGTCCCGCAAGCACCACTCGTGGCCAGTCGGGGTCACGCCCGTCACGGAACCACTCGATCGGATTCACGGCGTCTCCCTCCCCCCCGTTTCACGGCGATCGGGGGACGTCGATCGACGTCCGGTCACCACGGCAACACCTCCGGCGGTAAGATCTCGAGGATCCGTCTGACGACGATGACCGCGAAGCCGATCAGGCCGAGCAGGATCAGCCACATCAGCCGTCGTCGCCACGCTGGCGTCACGTTCACCGGTGCCGTCAACTCGGTGACAATCAACAGTCCGATCAGCGAGAGCACGAAAAATAACTCGTAGGAGAGCGATCCGAGAGCTGTCAACACGAGGACAGTCGCGAGCATCCAGGCTAGCTGCCCCCGGACGAACCGCATCCGTCGCCGGGTCGCCATTACTCGAGTGCGGGTCGTGGGGCGACGTAAAGCCTCTGACTTTCTCGAGCACCTTCGCACCACCGTTCGTCCGGCCTCACGCCGGACAGTGTTCGATACTTCTAGACCTGTAGAGCGGAAAGACTTTAATCAATACGAACAGAGTCGGGATCATGCAACCCCGCTACATTCGGATCGCGCTTGTCGCGGTCATCGTTTTCGCCGCCGTTGCGTTTGCCGCAACGTCACCGGCACTCTCGGGTTCGGATTACGACATTGACGCTGATGACTCGATCGACACGCCGGAACGGACCGTTGAGATCGAAGGAGACGAATTCGACGTCAGTGCGATTGGGGCGATTGAACCCGGTGAGGAGATCGATATTTCTGTCACGTCCACCCAAGACTACAGAATTTATCTATACAATACGGATTCTCAAGATGAGTTCAGCGAGAACTTCGACGCCGATGAGAGCCACGTTACAATCGGGACGGCCGACGATGAGCTCGATACGAGCAACTTAGATGCCGGTACCTACATGCTGACGCTGAATGCTAGAGACGACGGAAGACAGGCTGTCCAACCGCTGGTCATTCAGGGCTATGACCTCTCGCTCGATCATCCCGAAAGCGGGACGACGGACGAAGCGATAGAACTCACTGCAACGGCAGAACCAGAGACAGTGTCGGATCAACCGGATACCGTGGAGGTTGCGATATGGGATGGGGATAACGATGTGACGGACGTGACGTTGGATCACACTGGAGACACGAGCTACGAGGCAACTCTCGATCTCGGTAACCTCGACGAAGGCGACTACGAAGTGTACGCCGCAGTTCCTGCAGACGAGGAAGCCCAAGGGTATCCGACTGCTCTCGCTGTCGATACTGGTGAGGCACTTACTGTAACCGAAGCATCCGACGATGGAGAAAGCGACGATGGTGCTGGTGGTGGCGGTGGTGACGACGACACGGGGACCGATGACCAGCAAACCGACGATAGTGGGGATGGCGCCGACGATGAAGGGACCGACGATACTGATGACGTCGATGATGGAATGACTGACGAACAGGACGATGAAGCCGGTAACGGAGAGGGCGATGATGCTGATAGTGCTGACAATGGAGACGAATCAGATGCCGATGATACTGATGGAGGTGCTGACGACACCGACGATGAGGTGATCGAACCGGGTGACGACGATGACAGAGATGATGACGAACCGTCTGACGGAGATCAGGATACGCTCGGGATCCCAGGACTATCACTACTTGTGGTTGTGGTGAGTTTCGCTTTGTCAGGCTATTTACTCGCACACCGGGACTGATCCAAAAACAGTCGGGATCATTACCTCATTCATCTGTCTAGTTCGCATCTTCGAAATTATTAACTACCCTGAATTAGACTGGTCAGTGTATGACCACTACGAAACGGTTCTCTCTCGTGACTTTCCTGGTCGCGGTTATGATTCTCGCACCGATTGCGGGAGTCATCGGGATGGGTGGCATCGGGGTCGCGGTTGCTAACGAAGAACCGCCAGAAGAAGAATTAGTAGACGTGACAGTTGATGGTGAAGATGTCACGATCTGGGACCGGTCGGTCCTTCCGTTACGGGCTGACACAGAAGACGGTGCCGTCACCGTCGACAACCTGTGGCTCGATGTTATCACGGCGGATGGAGAACGTGAGTCGGCAAACCGAGGTTCACTCGCTGTTTTCCAAGCTGGTGAGTCAGTAACGCTTACATTCGATGGCGAGGGTACCGCCGCGAACACGGACCATTATGCTGAGGAGGACGTGCAGGTACTCACCGGACAGGTTGACGAATCGATTGACGACCTGAGTGACGTCCCAACAAGCGGGGATGAGCTGATGGATGCGCTTTCCGAGGACGAACTTGACGATCTTAACGAGAACGTCGAATTTAACGATCCAGACGAGAGGGAGATAGAGAAAGACGGAACACTCGACTACGACTACCAGCCTGAATCCGGTATTCATCTCGCAGTTATCGCCACTGGGGACGACTCGCTCGACGTTGATGATGGCGATCTCGAGATAAGTGACGAAACGACGATCATCGGTACCGAAAGCCTCGTCGCTCACGAGGATTTCTCTGAAGTGAATGTCGGAACGGAAGCCGAACCCGGTGATGACATCACGTTTGACGTCAATGCCGACGAACTTCAGGGGGACGTCACACACTCCGTCGTCCTCTACGATGAAGATGCGTTCACTGGAAGCGAGATGAATATCAAGGCAGAGGAGGATCTAAGCAGTGACTTCTCATCCGAAGACGTAACGGTCCAACACGAGATCGAGTCGATAAATGGCGTTCAGAACGTCGAAGACGGCATAGAGGTTCTTGGTATCGAACTCGGCGAGCAGAGCCACACTGGCGTGACGGAACTTGCTGACATCGTCGGGTTCCTCGCAAGTGAAATCGACACTGACGAACCCGGAACCGAAGTAATCGGTGACGAGATCGAACTCGACACCTCGACAACTGTCGTTGACGACGTCGATCCGGATACCGAAATCACGGTCGAGACCCTTGAGGGCTGGAATGAAGGTGACTACCGGTGGGTTCACGTTGCTACCGGCTCCTCGAGCGACGAGATCCAGACCAACACTGGCGTCATGATGGTTGAGGACGAAGATCGAGACCCACCGCGACGACCAAGTGGTGGTGGAACTGGTGGTTCACCAACTGCCGTGTTCACGGCTGAGACTGATGCGCCTGCAGAGGTCGAAGTTGATGAGGACGCCCAACTCGACGTGACGATCTCGAACATTGGAACCGCGTCTGGGACGACCGACTACGAGGTCGTCATCGACGGTCAGACCGTCGATCAAGACGAGATCGAACTCGAAGTCGACGAAACAGTGACCAGGCACTATGACTTCGACACTACGGAAGCCGGCGATATCGACTGGTCAGTGACCGTCGACGCTGACGACGCTTCCGGCACCCTGACGGTTGTCGAAGACGATCCCGATCCGCCTGTGGACGATGACGTCGACGACGTTGACGATGACGTCGACGACGTTGACGATGACGTCGACGACGTTGACGACGAAGTCGACGATGACGACATCATTCCCGGCTTTGGTGTCGTGCTCGCCCTGATCGCAGTGCTGGCGGGTGCGGCGATTGCCATTCGCCGAGCTGACGGCTGACTCACCTCGAGGCCAACCCTCTCGAACAGCGGTTCGTTTTTGTCGCTACGAGTCTTGCTTTCCCGGCCGGAGTAGGAGTGACCGTACACTCGAGCGAGCCATCGACCAGTGATTTCTTGGTCGTGTCGCACACTACTTTCGAGGATCATTCTCGATAGGGAAGCGGATCCCGCCGATTTGGCGGGATATGCGCTCGTTTATCTAGAGTAGAGTCGTTTTTCAATGTCGTGGAGACGGAGACACTAGCGTTGTTTGAGCATCTCTCCTTCGAGTTTCTCGAAGAGTTCAACGTGTTCGCCCCGGCGTAATGACCGAGATAACTTTTAAAAGTTAAGAAAGTCCTTTACCCACTTCTTTGCGAAACTAATCCATTGTGTCATTTATTCGGATACGTCTTTGACGAGATCGTGGAACTCGTCTTCGTCCTGAACGATGATCGGTGACATTGTCCACTTCAGATGCTTCCAGACCTGTTCGGTTGGGTTAAGGTTCGGCAATCCGGACGGAAGAAACACGAGATCGATCCCAAGTTGATGGGGGCGTCTGCGCGTGTATTCTCAGACGTGTGACCCGTGCTTGTCCAAGACGAGCAGAATCCGCTTGCCGGGATTCTGCTTGCGGATCCTCTCTAACACCCCGCAATCCGTTCTTTCTTCTCATCCTCCGTCCATTTCGCCAGACTCTCACCGTTGGGTGCTCGCACCCAACTGCAGAATACTCGGTCTTCATCAATGGCCGTTCCACGTACGGATCATCAACGTACCAGACACGTCTCGAATTATCGTACGGCTGTGGCTGTGACGCATTAAGACCCGGTACGGATGGAGCCTCTTTGACCGGGCCGCAAGACAGTCAAGCCGATGCTGAAACCTAGCAGATGACACCTGGAACGTACGCGTCTTGAAACCAACAGGCCGCAACGCTGGGCCTGAAATCCCATGATGGGATTCCTCCGCATTCACGCGGAGGGGGAAATCAATCCGCCCACCGATCACCAGTGGCCACCGGCCGCCCCTCCCAGTCGGCGGCCTCCGGAATTGTGTCTCCTTGGTAGGGGTTTCAGAAATCCAAGCCGTCGTAGCTGGTGTTCATCTTCAGCCTTACGATGTAGCTCGCCGATTTATTTTACAGGAATTTGAGACTTTATGTCTTTCCGACGACCGTTTTCCATTGTCTTACACGAGCGATAACTTACAAAAGATTCCTCCTTCTATTAGCTCGATCCTGGCTCTCGCCGCGTCGAGGTATCTCCAGAGGCGATCTCACACTGTATCTCAGAGCGTTCAACTCCGGCGTCGTGTCTATCGAAAATCGGGAAATGCTCAAAACCAGCTCTGCGCTCTGAGTCGCCAATAATCTGGTCGTGTCCCAAACTCGTCTAGAGTCGTAACTGACTCCTGTGGAAACAGGGTCACCTCTGGTACCTACCCCGAAGTGACCCATGCACGCCACAATCGACGCGCAAGTCACGGTTAGCATCGACTTAGACAAAACGCTACCGCTTGCCACTCTCGCTGAATCTCTCACAGAGCTTCACCTCGAGGCGACGATCCTCGAGGAGCTTGTCAAAAGCCTCGACGAGCGCCTCGTCGAGGCGTACTGTGGGGAGAAACACGCGCGCGGAAACGGCGATCGCCGTTTCCAGCGCGCCGGAACCACAACACGAACAGCTGTGACAACCGCAGGAGAGCACGAATTTTCCCTTCATCACGTCAAAGACACCGCTGCCACCGGTGACGATCCTACCTACTTCCGCCCTCTCGAAGATCTCATCAAATTCGACGGGCAGCGCATCTATCAAGAGGATATTTCGCTCCAGAGTACCGAACTCGCTACGTCGCTCAGCTTTCGTGATGCCGTTGCCCACGGCGACGGCTTCACTCCGATGCCTTCGAGAACCACGATCAACCGCCGAGTCCGTGAGTACGGCAGCAAACTCGGTGACTTCGTTCGTGATCGGCTTCCTGGGACGAATGCAGACACTGTCGTTCCTGACGGAACGAAGTGTCATAGCCAGGACGATCACTGCACGTACCACGACGTCAACGTCACTCTCGGACAGATCACCGAAGACAACGCGGAAACCACGCTCTTAGACGTCAATGTCAACGAACCGTGGGACGATACAGCAGAAGATCTCGAAGAGAACGAGGCGATCACTGACGACGCGACGGTCGTCAGTGACGCCGAGGAATCCCTCGTCGACGCCTTCGAGACCAGCTATCGATCTCATCAGCTCGATCTCGTTCATGTCGGTCGAACGCTTGGATACAAGCTGTGGAAGGACGGTACCTTTTCGCTCGAAACGCGGAAAGCGATCGCCTCAGACGTCACAAACGACTTGTTCCATCTGAAAAACTCGGTTGCGCTCCATGCATCGAGGAATGAGCGTTTGGCGATCCGCGAGCGGATCGACCAAACGCTCGAGAACCTCACGAAGGAGGCGTGGCGCTTAGAGCAACAGGACTCTCCAAAAGCAGCGGCGTACCTCCGAAAATGGGCACAAGCAACCGTCACATTCGCCGAACTCGCACTCGAGGGACAAGAGGTTCTGTGGACATCGAACGTGGTTGAACGAGCCATGGGCGAAATCTCGAAGCGGTGTAAAAACCAGTGGATGAGATGGACAGAGTCCGGCTTAGAATCGCTCCTCTGGCTCAATCTCGTGAGATATGCCGATTCCGAGCAGTTCGCGGCGTTCGCCGACGAACTGCTCGAGCGTTCAGCCAAAACAGCCATGACATTGGAGGTGTCAGTTGACGCTACCAGAGGCGAACTCTAGACGAGTTTGTGACGGGACCAATAATCTACGTCACAAGAACGCTCTCAATAGCTGCCTTAGTTGATCACCGACTCACTGCGGCAGCGCAGACAGTGGAGAACCTTCGTGCCAGCGAATCTGTTGGAGTAGGTTCGCAGCACTCGCCCCCGAGCGAAGCAACTCAACTGGGAACATTGCATCCGGGTGATACTCACACGTCACCCCCTTGCCCGCTACACTTTCACAGCGCCAGATCCCTCCGACCCACGATCGGCTTCGGAAGAGCGTCCCCACTATAGCACAACTGAATCAACGAAATCGTGGCTTACAGCCTTCGCCGCTCTCCACAATGCGACGATCTAATGTTGATACCCCTTGAAATATCCGTCCCCGGCATGGAGTGATCCGACCGGATAGCCGACCCTCAATGGTTTGGGTTCGTATATTCGAGAGCTATCCTCTC
It encodes the following:
- a CDS encoding AAA family ATPase — encoded protein: MSERSGGSTVGSDGQTVDPETVHERVRNEVGNVLVGNEVAIEHLSIGLLIGGHVLLEGVPGVAKTTLVKLFSRATGLEYSRTQMTPDTLPADVTGTSIYRENLGEFELQRGPIFANLVLVDEINRATPKTQSALLEAMEEGHVTIETETLELPDPFMVVATQNPIEMEGVFELPEAQRDRFQFKLTIELPDRSTERELLERFDDDPDLGPDDTEQVVNTDDIRSARDLVTDVHVSSPVKSYILNLVAETRSHPDVAQGASPRASLTFLHAAKARAAIRGREYVIPDDVKGLAEPVLTHRLVLNTEAELGDVSPTDVVSSILEAAEPPSAEVVRPEAVNDADP
- a CDS encoding DUF4350 domain-containing protein encodes the protein MNPIEWFRDGRDPDWPRVVLAGLAIALIVAIAVAGATSTAAFGAYNPAWDGTSEFRDSVATDPNAEHEIVRDATRYDDLERNGTVAFVVAPEEQYGDDAEHVRGFVDDGGTLVVLENVGQSGNALLADVGADARTDGRLIRDEQYNDRGPAMPIATDVANHSITEDVDQLTLNHGTVVHPDGATVLVSTSEFAYLVDDPDSDLEESDAELDSYPVATIEDVGDGRVVTVGDPSIAINIMLDEPNNQALLEGLYQDEERVVFDLSHADDVPPLTGALLVVRGSAVGQVLLGLLGVAAVATASRPRWLRAGLARVRAFGPPMDRGRSQDEPTATLSDAERAAYIRRRHPDWDDERVQRVIAALNRNGSKRDDE
- a CDS encoding CARDB domain-containing protein; the encoded protein is MTTTKRFSLVTFLVAVMILAPIAGVIGMGGIGVAVANEEPPEEELVDVTVDGEDVTIWDRSVLPLRADTEDGAVTVDNLWLDVITADGERESANRGSLAVFQAGESVTLTFDGEGTAANTDHYAEEDVQVLTGQVDESIDDLSDVPTSGDELMDALSEDELDDLNENVEFNDPDEREIEKDGTLDYDYQPESGIHLAVIATGDDSLDVDDGDLEISDETTIIGTESLVAHEDFSEVNVGTEAEPGDDITFDVNADELQGDVTHSVVLYDEDAFTGSEMNIKAEEDLSSDFSSEDVTVQHEIESINGVQNVEDGIEVLGIELGEQSHTGVTELADIVGFLASEIDTDEPGTEVIGDEIELDTSTTVVDDVDPDTEITVETLEGWNEGDYRWVHVATGSSSDEIQTNTGVMMVEDEDRDPPRRPSGGGTGGSPTAVFTAETDAPAEVEVDEDAQLDVTISNIGTASGTTDYEVVIDGQTVDQDEIELEVDETVTRHYDFDTTEAGDIDWSVTVDADDASGTLTVVEDDPDPPVDDDVDDVDDDVDDVDDDVDDVDDEVDDDDIIPGFGVVLALIAVLAGAAIAIRRADG
- a CDS encoding ISH6 family transposase — its product is MHATIDAQVTVSIDLDKTLPLATLAESLTELHLEATILEELVKSLDERLVEAYCGEKHARGNGDRRFQRAGTTTRTAVTTAGEHEFSLHHVKDTAATGDDPTYFRPLEDLIKFDGQRIYQEDISLQSTELATSLSFRDAVAHGDGFTPMPSRTTINRRVREYGSKLGDFVRDRLPGTNADTVVPDGTKCHSQDDHCTYHDVNVTLGQITEDNAETTLLDVNVNEPWDDTAEDLEENEAITDDATVVSDAEESLVDAFETSYRSHQLDLVHVGRTLGYKLWKDGTFSLETRKAIASDVTNDLFHLKNSVALHASRNERLAIRERIDQTLENLTKEAWRLEQQDSPKAAAYLRKWAQATVTFAELALEGQEVLWTSNVVERAMGEISKRCKNQWMRWTESGLESLLWLNLVRYADSEQFAAFADELLERSAKTAMTLEVSVDATRGEL